One Erpetoichthys calabaricus chromosome 8, fErpCal1.3, whole genome shotgun sequence DNA segment encodes these proteins:
- the si:ch73-15b2.5 gene encoding rho guanine nucleotide exchange factor 19 isoform X2, whose translation MDMFCKKQTFSDSPSKHQASCEKSKVQGESKHGLPSFFKVKKSRASDEHKKSASLEDLTGRRPKGKIGLHPAEARYGVDRLQKPILMCTSAIDSDWLIVESSSAGDQPFSVSQGREANECLRDGPVRTSGTDKRSLGIVHNMEKRTRRESKYIHSLPLYQDYWLTYVKEDMKKHSSNTSHLSAMLSVAGLLSTSLIGSTPSLKETNFSCWQDLPEVKSRGLLEGLTPQQRRLQEAMFEVITSEASYFKSLTVAVNHFVRSRELSQSLCSMERHTLFSNLLEVHDVSERFLLDLEERLEESVILTDLSDLILKHSAAFRRVYVPYVTNQMYQDSLVQRLLQENPKFAVALKMLEDQRICQRQPLKSFLVLPFQRITRLKIVLENVLRLTDPESTTLKSLKKAIAAISEIVCECNESVRRMKQTEELVLLEKSLEFFKVKSIPLITRGRWLVHQGGLLQVVIEESVASYRYRALKSVHLHLFNDLLLVSQKKEEGRFSVLDYTQPCQVKAMRLAGKPPGMPDKIFLLHLGRNHAGSAVDFFLKSESDSETEKWIMALSPPKAAMDSTH comes from the exons ATGGATATGTTCTGCAAGAAGCAGACCTTCTCAGACTCTCCTTCTAAACACCAAGCATCCTGTGAGAAGTCAAAGGTGCAGGGAGAATCTAAACATGGCCTGCCTTCATTCTTCAAGGTCAAAAAGTCCCGTGCCTCTGATGAGCATAAGAAGTCTGCATCTCTTGAAGATCTTACTGGTCGAAGACCCAAAGGAAAAATTGGGCTGCATCCTGCTGAGGCCAGATATG GTGTCGATAGACTTCAAAAACCCATCCTTATGTGCACCTCTGCCATTGACTCCGACTGGCTGATTGTTGAGAGCTCTTCTGCTGGTGACCAGCCCTTCTCAGTCTCACAAGGCAGAGAGGCAAATGAATGTCTTCGAGATGGTCCTGTCAGAACATCTGG TACTGACAAAAGGAGCCTGGGAATTGTACATAACATGGAAAAGAGGACACGGAGAGAATCCAAGTACATTCATTCTT TGCCCCTCTACCAGGACTACTGGTTGACCTACGTTAAGGAAGACATGAAGAAGCACAGCAGTAATACGAGCCACCTTAGCGCCATGCTGTCCGTGGCTGGCCTCCTATCCACCTCACTTATTGGCTCTACCCCATCTCTAAAGGAAACCAACTTCTCTTGCTGGCAAGACTTGCCTGAGGTGAAAAGTCGTGGACTTCTGGAGGGCCTCACTCCACAGCAAAGACGCCTACAAGAG GCTATGTTTGAAGTGATCACATCGGAAGCCTCATACTTCAAGAGCCTGACTGTGGCAGTCAACCATTTTGTGAGATCACGAGAACTTAGCCAGTCTCTCTGCTCCATGGAACGACACACACTGTTTTCCAACCTACTGGAGGTCCATGATGTCAGTGAGAG GTTTCTGTTGGATTTGGAGGAGAGACTAGAAGAAAGTGTGATATTGACGGACCTTAGCGACCTGATTCTGAAGCACAGTGCTGCCTTCCGGCGGGTTTATGTTCCTTATGTCACCAACCAGATGTACCAGGATTCTTTGGTACAGCGTCTACT CCAGGAAAACCCAAAGTTTGCTGTTGCTTTAAAGATGCTTGAGGATCAGCGGATATGTCAAAGACAGCCTCTGAAGTCTTTCCTGGTGTTGCCGTTCCAGAGAATCACCCGACTCAAAATTGTTCTTGAG AATGTCCTGAGGCTGACTGATCCTGAGTCCACAACACTCAAGTCACTGAAGAAGGCTATTGCAGCTATTTCAGAG ATTGTGTGCGAGTGCAATGAAAGCGTTAGGAGGATGAAACAAACAGAGGAGTTGGTGTTGCTGGAGAAGAGCCTGGAATTCTTTAAAGTCAAG TCTATCCCACTAATTACAAGAGGGCGTTGGTTAGTGCACCAGGGTGGATTGCTTCAGGTTGTCATTGAGGAATCCGTGGCAAGTTATAGATATAGAGCTCTGAAATCTGTCCACCTGCATCTCTTCAATGACCTTCTGCTGGTCTCCCAAAAGAAGGA AGAAGGACGATTTAGTGTTCTGGATTATACTCAGCCATGCCAGGTCAAAGCCATGAGACTTGCTGGAAAACCTCCGGGAATGCCAGACAAAATCTTCCTCCTACATCTTGGCAGAAACCATGCAGGCTCTGCTGTGGACTTTTTCCTGAAATCAGAAAGCGA cagtgaaacagaaaaatggatTATGGCCCTGTCCCCTCCTAAAGCAGCTATGGACTCCACACATTAG
- the si:ch73-15b2.5 gene encoding rho guanine nucleotide exchange factor 19 isoform X1: MVVTCLLIGCYQDDFAPFVPYSRVTGCSRGGFSLSRLNHVFAAALPCTLPCSATTIMDMFCKKQTFSDSPSKHQASCEKSKVQGESKHGLPSFFKVKKSRASDEHKKSASLEDLTGRRPKGKIGLHPAEARYGVDRLQKPILMCTSAIDSDWLIVESSSAGDQPFSVSQGREANECLRDGPVRTSGTDKRSLGIVHNMEKRTRRESKYIHSLPLYQDYWLTYVKEDMKKHSSNTSHLSAMLSVAGLLSTSLIGSTPSLKETNFSCWQDLPEVKSRGLLEGLTPQQRRLQEAMFEVITSEASYFKSLTVAVNHFVRSRELSQSLCSMERHTLFSNLLEVHDVSERFLLDLEERLEESVILTDLSDLILKHSAAFRRVYVPYVTNQMYQDSLVQRLLQENPKFAVALKMLEDQRICQRQPLKSFLVLPFQRITRLKIVLENVLRLTDPESTTLKSLKKAIAAISEIVCECNESVRRMKQTEELVLLEKSLEFFKVKSIPLITRGRWLVHQGGLLQVVIEESVASYRYRALKSVHLHLFNDLLLVSQKKEEGRFSVLDYTQPCQVKAMRLAGKPPGMPDKIFLLHLGRNHAGSAVDFFLKSESDSETEKWIMALSPPKAAMDSTH, encoded by the exons ATGGTTGTCACGTGCCTGCTAATTGGCTGTTATCAAGACGACTTCGCTCCATTTGTACCTTATTCGCGCGTGACAGGCTGCTCGAGAGGAGGCTTTTCCTTAAGTCGACTTAATCATGTATTTGCCGCCGCG CTTCCTTGCACTCTCCCTTGTTCTGCTACAACAATCATGGATATGTTCTGCAAGAAGCAGACCTTCTCAGACTCTCCTTCTAAACACCAAGCATCCTGTGAGAAGTCAAAGGTGCAGGGAGAATCTAAACATGGCCTGCCTTCATTCTTCAAGGTCAAAAAGTCCCGTGCCTCTGATGAGCATAAGAAGTCTGCATCTCTTGAAGATCTTACTGGTCGAAGACCCAAAGGAAAAATTGGGCTGCATCCTGCTGAGGCCAGATATG GTGTCGATAGACTTCAAAAACCCATCCTTATGTGCACCTCTGCCATTGACTCCGACTGGCTGATTGTTGAGAGCTCTTCTGCTGGTGACCAGCCCTTCTCAGTCTCACAAGGCAGAGAGGCAAATGAATGTCTTCGAGATGGTCCTGTCAGAACATCTGG TACTGACAAAAGGAGCCTGGGAATTGTACATAACATGGAAAAGAGGACACGGAGAGAATCCAAGTACATTCATTCTT TGCCCCTCTACCAGGACTACTGGTTGACCTACGTTAAGGAAGACATGAAGAAGCACAGCAGTAATACGAGCCACCTTAGCGCCATGCTGTCCGTGGCTGGCCTCCTATCCACCTCACTTATTGGCTCTACCCCATCTCTAAAGGAAACCAACTTCTCTTGCTGGCAAGACTTGCCTGAGGTGAAAAGTCGTGGACTTCTGGAGGGCCTCACTCCACAGCAAAGACGCCTACAAGAG GCTATGTTTGAAGTGATCACATCGGAAGCCTCATACTTCAAGAGCCTGACTGTGGCAGTCAACCATTTTGTGAGATCACGAGAACTTAGCCAGTCTCTCTGCTCCATGGAACGACACACACTGTTTTCCAACCTACTGGAGGTCCATGATGTCAGTGAGAG GTTTCTGTTGGATTTGGAGGAGAGACTAGAAGAAAGTGTGATATTGACGGACCTTAGCGACCTGATTCTGAAGCACAGTGCTGCCTTCCGGCGGGTTTATGTTCCTTATGTCACCAACCAGATGTACCAGGATTCTTTGGTACAGCGTCTACT CCAGGAAAACCCAAAGTTTGCTGTTGCTTTAAAGATGCTTGAGGATCAGCGGATATGTCAAAGACAGCCTCTGAAGTCTTTCCTGGTGTTGCCGTTCCAGAGAATCACCCGACTCAAAATTGTTCTTGAG AATGTCCTGAGGCTGACTGATCCTGAGTCCACAACACTCAAGTCACTGAAGAAGGCTATTGCAGCTATTTCAGAG ATTGTGTGCGAGTGCAATGAAAGCGTTAGGAGGATGAAACAAACAGAGGAGTTGGTGTTGCTGGAGAAGAGCCTGGAATTCTTTAAAGTCAAG TCTATCCCACTAATTACAAGAGGGCGTTGGTTAGTGCACCAGGGTGGATTGCTTCAGGTTGTCATTGAGGAATCCGTGGCAAGTTATAGATATAGAGCTCTGAAATCTGTCCACCTGCATCTCTTCAATGACCTTCTGCTGGTCTCCCAAAAGAAGGA AGAAGGACGATTTAGTGTTCTGGATTATACTCAGCCATGCCAGGTCAAAGCCATGAGACTTGCTGGAAAACCTCCGGGAATGCCAGACAAAATCTTCCTCCTACATCTTGGCAGAAACCATGCAGGCTCTGCTGTGGACTTTTTCCTGAAATCAGAAAGCGA cagtgaaacagaaaaatggatTATGGCCCTGTCCCCTCCTAAAGCAGCTATGGACTCCACACATTAG